The following coding sequences are from one Elusimicrobium minutum Pei191 window:
- a CDS encoding complex I subunit 5 family protein has product MLSFSNFILLPLAAAIIVSFFNRKPRLATGLTLFTFSIGLVYVLLAFLKNKAGAATMEVFSGEDIFTIMMLGLIYLVGLCVCWFAAYAEKTERKGTYYALILTATAGMCGITAARDFFTVYVFLEVIAVCAFTLIAFYNREKGTEGALKYFYLSSLASTAIMFAIAILFLYAGGTSFEHLKSVMASNQANPVVINVFLGIMACGFMVKTGLVPFHTWTPDAYESASTPVSALLAGIITKAAGAYTLIKIAMMLGITNHLTAHNPVGKAIMVFGAVSIVAGSVMALYQTSFKRMLAYSSISQMGYIFLAAGLSTPLGLAGAIFHLFNHATFKTALFFNAGALESAAGTSNIKELSGLEKQMPYTSMMSLISMLSTAGIPPLSGFWSKFIIILALWQSGFYLFAFIALFASVITLAYFLRAQRNIFFGRAEGKMKEVKEVRAGMLIPAGIFVFIMIAVGLYFPLMYTSFIEPFIKGGR; this is encoded by the coding sequence ATGCTTTCTTTTTCTAATTTTATTTTGCTCCCCTTAGCGGCGGCCATTATAGTTTCTTTTTTTAACAGAAAGCCGCGCCTGGCTACCGGGCTTACGCTGTTTACTTTTTCTATAGGTTTAGTCTATGTGCTTTTGGCTTTTTTAAAAAACAAAGCGGGCGCCGCCACTATGGAAGTCTTTAGCGGCGAGGATATTTTTACAATAATGATGTTGGGCCTTATTTATCTTGTGGGTTTATGCGTATGCTGGTTTGCCGCGTACGCTGAAAAAACTGAAAGGAAAGGAACTTACTACGCGCTTATTTTAACAGCCACGGCGGGTATGTGCGGCATTACTGCGGCGAGGGACTTTTTTACAGTATATGTTTTTTTAGAAGTAATTGCCGTATGCGCTTTTACGCTTATTGCTTTTTATAACAGGGAAAAAGGCACCGAAGGCGCTTTAAAATATTTTTATCTTTCCTCGCTCGCTTCAACGGCTATTATGTTTGCCATTGCAATTTTATTTTTATACGCGGGCGGAACAAGTTTTGAGCATTTAAAATCAGTAATGGCTTCAAACCAGGCAAACCCCGTGGTAATAAATGTTTTCTTGGGTATTATGGCTTGCGGTTTTATGGTAAAAACGGGGTTGGTTCCTTTCCATACCTGGACGCCGGACGCCTACGAATCAGCCTCAACGCCAGTATCCGCGCTGCTTGCGGGTATCATTACAAAAGCGGCGGGCGCTTACACTTTAATTAAAATTGCCATGATGCTTGGCATTACCAACCATTTAACGGCGCATAATCCCGTTGGCAAAGCTATTATGGTTTTTGGGGCTGTGTCTATTGTGGCGGGCTCCGTAATGGCTCTTTACCAGACAAGTTTTAAAAGAATGTTGGCCTATTCAAGCATAAGTCAAATGGGATATATATTTTTAGCGGCGGGGCTTTCAACGCCTTTAGGGTTAGCGGGAGCCATTTTCCACCTGTTTAACCACGCCACTTTTAAAACGGCTTTATTTTTTAACGCGGGCGCTTTGGAAAGCGCCGCCGGCACAAGCAATATTAAAGAGCTTTCCGGGCTTGAAAAACAAATGCCTTATACTTCAATGATGTCGTTAATTTCCATGCTTTCCACGGCGGGTATACCGCCGCTGTCGGGGTTTTGGAGCAAGTTTATAATAATACTGGCGTTGTGGCAGTCGGGCTTTTATCTGTTTGCCTTTATAGCTCTTTTTGCGAGCGTGATTACGCTTGCTTATTTTTTAAGAGCGCAGAGAAATATTTTCTTTGGAAGGGCAGAGGGTAAAATGAAAGAAGTAAAAGAAGTAAGGGCGGGAATGCTTATCCCGGCGGGTATTTTTGTTTTTATAATGATTGCCGTGGGTTTATATTTTCCTTTAATGTACACTTCATTTATAGAACCTTTTATAAAGGGGGGCAGATAA
- a CDS encoding complex I subunit 1 family protein, with product MELVKGILTQLFYIAVYPGLLFLASYGLFCEWFDRKLYAQMQNRQGPHWYQPVADFIKLLSKEVVVPSNVTMVKMFKVLPFVAISAIVTTALMVPFHSVESVINFQGNLIAALYLLTIPTITFFLVGWTSQSPYSAIGSMRVLTQLFAYEIPLMTAMLSPAILAGSWNIADIALFFSANPLLMFVNIIGLFVSLIALQGKLERVPFDIPHAETEIVGGVFTEYSGRLYGFIQLAIDMEMVVVAALMNSVFLGGSLGLGGIAGFVLFIVKTLAIVFVLSLIKSLMARVRIEQMINFCWKYLAPLSLLQIIISIIVRSIVWPTL from the coding sequence ATGGAACTTGTGAAAGGTATTTTAACGCAACTCTTTTACATCGCGGTATACCCGGGGCTTTTGTTTTTAGCCTCGTACGGGTTATTTTGCGAATGGTTTGACCGCAAACTTTACGCTCAAATGCAAAACAGACAGGGGCCGCACTGGTACCAGCCCGTGGCTGATTTTATTAAGCTGCTGTCAAAAGAAGTTGTTGTGCCTTCTAACGTTACAATGGTAAAAATGTTTAAAGTGTTGCCGTTTGTTGCGATATCGGCCATTGTTACAACGGCGCTTATGGTGCCCTTTCACAGTGTGGAAAGCGTTATAAACTTTCAGGGTAACTTGATAGCGGCTTTATATCTTTTAACAATTCCCACAATTACATTTTTCTTAGTGGGGTGGACTTCGCAGAGCCCTTATTCCGCCATAGGTTCCATGCGTGTTTTAACACAACTTTTCGCCTATGAAATTCCTTTAATGACGGCTATGCTTTCACCGGCAATTTTAGCGGGAAGCTGGAATATAGCGGATATAGCATTATTCTTTTCGGCTAATCCGCTGCTTATGTTTGTAAATATTATAGGGCTTTTTGTTTCTCTTATAGCTTTGCAGGGTAAATTAGAGCGCGTTCCTTTTGATATTCCGCACGCCGAAACGGAAATCGTTGGCGGCGTTTTTACCGAATATTCGGGCAGACTTTACGGTTTTATACAACTTGCTATTGATATGGAAATGGTTGTCGTTGCCGCTTTAATGAACAGCGTGTTTTTGGGTGGAAGTTTGGGGCTTGGCGGAATAGCGGGGTTTGTTTTATTTATTGTTAAAACGCTTGCGATAGTTTTTGTTTTATCTTTAATAAAATCGCTTATGGCGCGCGTAAGAATAGAACAAATGATAAACTTTTGCTGGAAATATCTTGCCCCGTTAAGTCTTTTACAAATTATAATAAGCATTATTGTAAGGAGTATTGTATGGCCCACCCTTTAA
- a CDS encoding NADH-quinone oxidoreductase subunit C, whose product MKMLKKNTDEELKELLEKDFDGMITDVTIKKLHRVYCMALGKDIYPITEILMNKLGFDYLCTITGVDCGDSIHALYHWGSKEGVLLTIEAVLPMDNLKLKSITPLIRGAVYYERELADLLGVEVEGLPEGNRYPLDEDFPKDQYPLRKNWDAAKYIKEHEKQEAEIKKLEGDNLCQK is encoded by the coding sequence ATGAAAATGCTTAAAAAAAACACAGATGAAGAACTTAAAGAACTTCTTGAAAAAGATTTTGACGGCATGATTACTGATGTAACTATAAAAAAACTGCACAGGGTTTACTGTATGGCTTTGGGTAAAGATATTTACCCGATTACAGAAATCCTTATGAATAAACTAGGGTTTGATTATCTTTGCACGATAACCGGCGTTGACTGTGGGGACAGTATTCACGCCCTTTACCATTGGGGCTCAAAAGAAGGCGTGCTTTTAACTATAGAAGCGGTTTTACCCATGGATAATCTTAAATTAAAAAGTATCACTCCTTTAATAAGAGGCGCGGTTTATTATGAAAGAGAACTGGCTGACCTTTTGGGTGTTGAAGTGGAAGGCCTGCCCGAAGGCAACAGATATCCTTTGGACGAGGATTTCCCCAAAGACCAGTATCCTTTAAGAAAAAATTGGGACGCCGCCAAATATATTAAAGAGCATGAAAAACAAGAAGCCGAGATAAAAAAACTTGAGGGGGATAATTTATGCCAAAAATAA
- the ndhC gene encoding NADH-quinone oxidoreductase subunit A has product MAEILLYPPIVFLTVFLLVWLFSKLTANFAPKANNKPEGKLAPYACGEEYTGKKVNPDYNSFFPFAIFFTVLHVSGLIIATLAAASVSWVTAGFAIIYIVSVLTVVAVLYAK; this is encoded by the coding sequence ATGGCGGAAATTTTACTTTACCCTCCTATAGTTTTTTTAACGGTATTTTTATTGGTTTGGCTATTTTCAAAACTTACCGCTAATTTTGCCCCTAAGGCGAATAATAAACCTGAAGGCAAACTCGCGCCTTACGCCTGCGGGGAAGAATATACGGGCAAAAAAGTTAACCCTGATTATAACAGCTTTTTTCCTTTCGCTATATTTTTTACGGTTTTACACGTGTCAGGGCTTATAATAGCCACTCTCGCCGCCGCCAGCGTAAGCTGGGTTACGGCGGGGTTTGCCATTATATATATTGTAAGCGTGTTAACGGTAGTGGCGGTTTTGTACGCGAAATAA
- the queF gene encoding preQ(1) synthase, whose protein sequence is MSDIDFGYTKDHARKGANAKLPEIQCWENQYKRDYDIRIELPEFTSVCPKTGLPDFGVITIDYIPDRLCLELKSLKYYLLEYRDMGIFMENIANKILDDVVKACKPKKAVVTGDFTPRGGLRSVIVAKYEKK, encoded by the coding sequence ATGAGCGATATAGATTTCGGATACACCAAAGACCATGCCAGAAAAGGGGCGAACGCTAAACTGCCTGAAATACAGTGCTGGGAAAATCAATATAAAAGAGATTATGATATAAGAATAGAATTGCCTGAGTTTACCTCAGTATGTCCTAAAACGGGACTGCCTGATTTCGGCGTGATAACCATAGACTATATTCCCGACCGGCTTTGTTTAGAACTTAAATCTTTAAAATACTACCTTCTTGAATACCGCGATATGGGTATTTTTATGGAAAATATCGCCAATAAAATTTTAGATGACGTTGTTAAAGCCTGTAAACCCAAAAAAGCTGTAGTAACGGGCGATTTTACGCCGCGCGGCGGTCTGCGTTCCGTTATTGTGGCAAAATACGAGAAAAAATGA
- a CDS encoding NADH-quinone oxidoreductase subunit NuoK, with the protein MSNILAFGAQFFTPENLYLNWFTAVLLFFIGVYCMAGSRNMLRTLIGIEISSKGCMFALLSAGYAIGNIDLAQALIMIMIGFEVVVVAVGLGLIIRSYNQKGNLDILDLKNLRG; encoded by the coding sequence ATGAGTAATATTTTAGCTTTCGGCGCGCAGTTTTTTACTCCGGAAAATTTGTACCTTAACTGGTTTACGGCCGTGCTTTTGTTTTTTATAGGGGTTTATTGTATGGCCGGGTCACGCAATATGCTGCGTACTTTGATAGGTATAGAAATATCTTCAAAAGGTTGTATGTTCGCTCTGCTTTCCGCGGGGTACGCTATCGGCAATATTGATTTGGCGCAGGCCTTAATTATGATAATGATAGGATTTGAAGTTGTTGTAGTAGCCGTTGGTTTAGGGCTTATTATACGCTCGTACAACCAAAAAGGCAATTTGGATATTTTAGACTTAAAGAATTTAAGGGGATAA
- a CDS encoding NADH-quinone oxidoreductase subunit J, which yields MTLHLLILTGLVGTALFAAISRNFIYAAMWLALLSATLTGVMFSMGAPWAGVFELSVCSGLITVLFASTASLLGADSKYARNERKFMRFLPLGLFLFGVVLWFISFPYSDAIKPNTVADMEPMLVGDIIWSLRYKDLIAQICIFVAGVLMVKTFFGGKGHE from the coding sequence ATGACATTGCATCTCCTTATCTTAACAGGTTTGGTTGGAACGGCGCTTTTTGCCGCTATTAGCAGAAATTTTATTTACGCCGCCATGTGGCTGGCTCTTTTAAGCGCTACTTTAACGGGAGTTATGTTTAGCATGGGCGCGCCGTGGGCGGGCGTGTTTGAATTATCCGTTTGTTCGGGGTTAATTACCGTACTTTTCGCGAGTACCGCCAGTTTGCTGGGGGCCGATTCAAAATATGCGAGAAACGAGCGTAAATTTATGCGCTTTTTGCCTTTAGGTCTTTTTCTTTTCGGCGTGGTGTTATGGTTTATTTCATTTCCTTATTCGGACGCTATAAAACCAAATACCGTTGCCGATATGGAACCTATGCTTGTCGGCGATATTATTTGGAGTTTAAGATATAAAGATTTAATAGCGCAAATTTGTATCTTTGTGGCCGGAGTGCTTATGGTAAAAACATTTTTTGGAGGTAAAGGGCATGAGTAA
- a CDS encoding NADH-quinone oxidoreductase subunit L, whose protein sequence is MLLTIILLPILGSIFITPFNKLGVKPAVTAMLIGSAVFVLSVFQLTYAGTGAEVSWSLQMPFGFGPHFKLDMLAAFMAACSSFLSLIIIFYSTGYIHDKDYENEYYTMVILFLGSMMGLVFSFNLVWTFVFWELTAICSWRLVGFFRGDTDKKKAVKTFLITVFGALFLLLGIAALYFTNGTVDLTLLKGSRVPLIVCALLVAGMFSKSAILPFSTWLPDAGVAPSPVTALLHAAVLVKIGVYVFARVFYTVNLDPSLGHAVALIAGVSSLIAGGAAVTETNIKRIIAYSTISQLGFIFLALSTRTALGLVAGMLFIMMHGAAKGGLFLCAGIIEHKTHTKDITKMGGLFKVMPLTGLVFAICALSVMGIPPMGGFFSKFMVFKSASAAGGVLVFAIFILAACFTAAYLLRVFHIVFLGSPGVEWEMGPEGSKQTLISVSILAVLTVVMSVFVALPVNYLIKAAVQMGVL, encoded by the coding sequence ATGCTTTTAACAATAATTTTACTTCCTATTCTGGGATCTATTTTTATAACTCCGTTTAATAAATTAGGCGTTAAACCCGCCGTTACGGCTATGTTAATCGGCTCGGCGGTTTTTGTTTTGTCTGTTTTTCAGCTTACTTACGCCGGAACAGGGGCGGAAGTTTCCTGGTCTTTGCAGATGCCGTTTGGCTTCGGCCCTCATTTTAAACTTGATATGTTGGCCGCTTTTATGGCGGCATGCTCTTCCTTTTTAAGTTTAATAATAATTTTTTATTCCACCGGCTATATACATGATAAGGACTATGAGAACGAATATTACACAATGGTAATATTGTTTTTAGGTTCAATGATGGGGCTTGTTTTCAGTTTTAACCTTGTATGGACTTTTGTTTTTTGGGAACTTACCGCGATTTGCAGCTGGCGTTTGGTAGGCTTTTTCCGAGGAGACACCGATAAAAAGAAAGCGGTTAAAACATTTTTAATTACCGTATTCGGCGCGTTATTTTTACTTTTGGGTATTGCCGCTTTATATTTTACAAACGGCACTGTCGACTTAACTCTTTTAAAAGGTTCAAGAGTTCCTTTAATAGTGTGCGCGCTTTTAGTGGCGGGCATGTTTTCCAAATCTGCTATTTTGCCTTTTTCAACATGGTTACCCGACGCGGGCGTGGCGCCATCGCCGGTTACGGCGTTACTTCATGCTGCGGTGCTTGTTAAAATAGGCGTTTATGTTTTTGCCAGGGTTTTCTATACCGTTAATTTGGATCCTTCCTTAGGCCACGCTGTAGCTTTAATAGCGGGTGTAAGCTCACTTATAGCGGGCGGCGCCGCTGTAACGGAAACAAACATTAAAAGAATTATCGCTTATTCTACAATCAGCCAGCTGGGATTTATCTTTCTTGCTTTATCAACGCGCACCGCTTTGGGGTTAGTTGCGGGCATGTTGTTTATTATGATGCACGGCGCGGCTAAAGGCGGTTTATTTTTATGCGCGGGTATCATTGAACATAAAACACATACAAAAGATATTACAAAAATGGGCGGATTGTTTAAGGTTATGCCTTTAACGGGGCTTGTTTTTGCAATATGCGCGTTGTCCGTAATGGGCATTCCCCCTATGGGCGGCTTTTTTAGCAAATTTATGGTTTTTAAAAGCGCGTCCGCCGCGGGTGGTGTTCTAGTTTTCGCTATTTTTATTTTAGCCGCCTGTTTTACTGCAGCCTATTTACTGCGTGTTTTTCATATTGTTTTCCTGGGTTCTCCCGGAGTGGAGTGGGAAATGGGCCCCGAAGGCAGCAAACAAACTTTGATTTCCGTTTCAATATTAGCGGTGTTAACCGTGGTAATGTCCGTATTTGTGGCTTTACCCGTAAATTATTTAATTAAAGCCGCCGTTCAAATGGGGGTATTATAA
- a CDS encoding NADH-quinone oxidoreductase subunit B family protein: MRFMKSIREQVVAWARRKSPWILHYNSGSCNGCDIETVAALTPKFDVERFGILQHGTPRHADVMVVSGAVSRQQEKRLLRIYNQMAEPKFVVAVGACACSGGVLQGCYGVLGGVDKILPVSAYIPGCPPRPEALIDGIVKLLSTVEGGNENA, from the coding sequence ATACGTTTTATGAAGTCAATAAGAGAGCAGGTTGTGGCGTGGGCCAGAAGGAAATCACCCTGGATATTACATTATAATTCAGGCTCATGTAACGGCTGTGATATTGAAACCGTTGCCGCGCTTACGCCTAAATTTGACGTTGAGCGTTTTGGCATACTTCAGCACGGAACTCCCAGGCACGCTGATGTTATGGTTGTTTCGGGCGCGGTTTCCCGCCAGCAGGAAAAAAGGCTTCTAAGAATTTATAACCAAATGGCGGAACCTAAATTTGTTGTAGCCGTGGGTGCGTGCGCGTGCAGCGGCGGCGTTTTGCAGGGGTGTTACGGCGTGCTTGGCGGCGTTGATAAAATTTTGCCCGTATCCGCTTATATACCAGGCTGTCCACCCAGGCCGGAGGCTTTGATAGACGGTATAGTAAAACTGCTTTCAACGGTTGAAGGGGGGAATGAAAATGCTTAA
- a CDS encoding nickel-dependent hydrogenase large subunit, translating to MPKITVPLGPQHPALKEPGNFMLLLEGEQIVDATLRLGYNHRGVEKAAESRNYLQAMYLIERVCGICSHSHATCYVMNVEEIAGAEVPKRAQAIRVIIGELERLHSHLLWLGVAAHEIGFDTLFMYSWRDRESVMDALETISGNRVHYSINTIGGVRRDITPEMVKTVLMKIEHLEKRVKYYISLATEEPTVIARTKGVGHLPKEEALRRCAAGPLARASGIARDVRKDDPYLIYGELDFKVITSDACDVFGRLYVRAFEMLESCRLLKQVLNWLPEGAIKVNVPVKIPAGHAVNRYEAPRGEDVHYVKSDGGLNPARVKVRAPTLANFESVDYMLRGDALADAALIIAAIDPCFSCTDRATIISPSLNSVKTIDWKDMRAHGIEYYKKKGIDFSKVKVFDK from the coding sequence ATGCCAAAAATAACAGTGCCTTTAGGGCCGCAGCATCCCGCCTTAAAAGAACCGGGCAATTTTATGCTTCTTTTGGAAGGTGAACAAATTGTAGACGCTACGCTTCGCCTTGGTTATAACCACAGAGGCGTTGAGAAAGCCGCCGAAAGCAGAAACTATTTGCAAGCCATGTATCTTATTGAGCGTGTTTGCGGCATTTGCTCTCACTCGCACGCCACGTGTTATGTTATGAATGTTGAGGAAATAGCCGGCGCCGAAGTGCCTAAAAGAGCGCAGGCTATACGCGTTATCATAGGCGAACTTGAAAGGCTGCACAGCCATTTGCTTTGGCTTGGCGTGGCGGCGCATGAAATAGGGTTTGACACTCTTTTTATGTACTCCTGGCGCGACAGGGAAAGCGTTATGGACGCTTTGGAAACTATTTCAGGCAACCGCGTGCACTATTCCATTAACACTATTGGCGGGGTAAGAAGGGATATTACGCCTGAAATGGTTAAAACTGTGTTAATGAAAATAGAACATCTTGAAAAAAGAGTTAAATATTATATCTCATTAGCTACCGAAGAGCCCACCGTTATCGCCAGAACAAAAGGCGTGGGGCATCTTCCTAAAGAAGAGGCTTTAAGACGCTGCGCGGCCGGGCCTTTGGCAAGAGCTTCAGGTATAGCCAGAGACGTAAGAAAAGACGACCCTTATTTAATTTACGGCGAACTTGATTTTAAAGTTATAACCTCCGACGCGTGCGACGTTTTTGGCCGGTTATATGTGCGCGCTTTTGAAATGTTAGAATCTTGCAGACTTTTAAAACAGGTGCTTAACTGGCTGCCCGAAGGCGCCATAAAAGTTAATGTACCCGTTAAAATACCCGCCGGACATGCGGTTAACCGCTATGAAGCGCCCAGGGGCGAGGATGTGCACTATGTTAAATCAGACGGCGGTTTAAACCCGGCAAGAGTTAAAGTGCGCGCGCCTACGCTGGCTAATTTTGAAAGCGTTGACTATATGCTGCGCGGAGACGCACTTGCGGACGCGGCTTTAATTATAGCCGCCATTGACCCGTGTTTTTCCTGCACTGACAGGGCAACAATTATCAGTCCCTCTTTAAACTCAGTTAAAACTATAGATTGGAAGGACATGCGGGCGCACGGCATAGAGTATTATAAAAAGAAAGGAATAGATTTTTCAAAAGTAAAAGTTTTTGATAAATAA
- a CDS encoding proton-conducting transporter membrane subunit: MSILLPVFIPLICACGILITGRKYSAYNKVWAGAGAVGALLGVIVLFLTPFSMFYLNWCESILTFSLSAGAFDKAALAALTVFAVLIYVYSLKSNIEHERWFFFSFLFTLAFACGAVLADNLVLMLFFWEGLLISLYVFIVINKNGQSTAFKAFMINVVGDILLLAGIILTGYAAKTFDSNAIVLAPISMQTGLGMGAFLLIMLGALSKAGAVPFHSWIPEAAANTNVPMMALLPASFEKVLAVFLMGKAVTMFNVSVLPNGADFLIVAGIISILPAAFLILKETDLKKFIAYNIILQIGLLAFEHGATMGGDIMALLNHGIYKAAALACLFLCAGAVEEAAGTTDTNKLGGLFKNMKVVAVSFIIASAALCKVTFLDIFFSSNYNGLNQHHIGFIIFMAVINLLVLFSFVRVIINVFFVKGTVGFTRPHFTKTIIPAVFAFVVFLYSIGWVLDENNLLNLAHAHFSFTWISGLSFVVIIMAGGLFFAGFKKHGLRFAAGIVNNAPVIKQINKFNSSHLSDFYENIKKAAKFISKALFKTDRIMDFIIDDIPSTVSKGFSKAGSALHTGYSFSYIIWAVIGGLVFAIISISGGWM; the protein is encoded by the coding sequence ATGTCTATATTATTACCCGTTTTTATTCCTTTAATATGCGCTTGCGGCATTTTAATTACAGGCAGGAAATACTCTGCTTATAATAAAGTGTGGGCGGGCGCGGGAGCGGTTGGCGCGTTATTGGGCGTTATTGTTTTATTTTTAACGCCGTTTTCCATGTTTTATTTAAACTGGTGCGAAAGTATTCTTACGTTTTCCCTTTCAGCGGGCGCTTTTGATAAAGCGGCCCTCGCCGCGCTTACTGTTTTTGCCGTTTTAATTTATGTGTATTCCTTAAAAAGCAATATTGAACATGAAAGATGGTTCTTTTTCAGTTTTCTGTTTACATTGGCTTTTGCCTGTGGGGCAGTATTGGCGGATAATCTTGTTTTAATGCTGTTTTTTTGGGAAGGACTTCTAATAAGTTTATATGTTTTTATAGTTATTAATAAAAACGGGCAAAGTACCGCTTTTAAAGCTTTTATGATTAACGTCGTGGGCGATATTTTGCTGTTGGCGGGCATTATTTTAACGGGTTACGCCGCAAAAACTTTTGATTCAAACGCTATAGTGCTTGCGCCTATAAGCATGCAAACCGGTTTGGGCATGGGCGCGTTTCTTTTAATAATGCTTGGCGCTTTATCAAAAGCGGGGGCTGTTCCTTTCCATTCCTGGATACCGGAAGCCGCGGCAAATACAAATGTTCCTATGATGGCGTTATTGCCCGCTTCGTTTGAAAAGGTTTTGGCTGTGTTTTTAATGGGGAAAGCGGTTACAATGTTTAACGTGTCCGTACTTCCCAACGGGGCGGACTTTTTAATTGTGGCGGGTATAATATCAATACTTCCCGCGGCGTTTTTAATACTTAAAGAAACCGACCTTAAAAAATTTATTGCATATAATATTATTTTGCAAATAGGTTTGCTTGCTTTTGAGCACGGCGCAACAATGGGCGGCGATATCATGGCACTGCTTAACCACGGCATTTATAAAGCTGCCGCTTTAGCTTGTTTATTTTTGTGCGCGGGCGCAGTAGAAGAAGCCGCCGGCACAACGGACACAAATAAACTGGGCGGACTGTTTAAGAATATGAAAGTTGTTGCGGTAAGTTTTATTATAGCTTCCGCCGCACTTTGCAAAGTAACGTTTTTAGATATTTTCTTTTCATCAAATTATAACGGGCTCAACCAGCATCATATAGGTTTTATTATTTTTATGGCCGTTATAAACCTGCTTGTGTTATTTTCTTTTGTAAGAGTAATAATAAATGTGTTTTTTGTAAAAGGAACCGTTGGCTTTACACGCCCGCATTTTACAAAAACAATTATTCCCGCGGTGTTTGCTTTTGTGGTTTTTCTTTACTCCATAGGCTGGGTTTTAGATGAAAACAATTTATTAAATTTAGCGCACGCGCACTTTTCTTTTACCTGGATAAGCGGGCTTAGTTTTGTTGTAATTATTATGGCGGGCGGGTTGTTTTTCGCGGGGTTTAAAAAGCACGGACTTCGCTTTGCGGCGGGTATTGTTAACAATGCGCCCGTTATAAAACAAATTAATAAATTTAACTCTTCTCATTTATCAGACTTTTATGAGAATATTAAAAAAGCGGCCAAATTTATTTCCAAAGCGCTTTTTAAAACAGACAGGATTATGGATTTTATTATAGACGATATTCCAAGCACGGTATCAAAAGGATTTTCAAAAGCGGGCTCGGCCTTACACACGGGCTATAGTTTTAGCTATATAATATGGGCTGTTATAGGCGGGCTTGTTTTTGCCATAATCTCAATAAGCGGGGGGTGGATGTAA